In Setaria viridis chromosome 5, Setaria_viridis_v4.0, whole genome shotgun sequence, the genomic stretch acaaggcctgaagTTACAGTACCAACCAACAATCTTTCTCTAGGTTACTGTACTCACATCACAACTTGCTGGAACATTCCTTGGGAACTCAGCAACATTCAGACAAAGACCACAACAGCGACATGATCTTTCTTATCACTGATCCGCAAATCAGACAGGCTTCCAGATGATCTTTGCTTCAAACAGCAGTTTCACGTTTATCACCCGATTTGCTTAGAGACAAATAAAAATGGAACCAGAATCAACCGGGTCATGCAGCACAAACACGATGGAGGATGGGCAAGACGAGGCGATTGCATCTGCAGTATGGCTATTGGCAGTGCAGGAGGATATTGAAATGAGATCAAGCATTCAGCATGAGTAAAATCTTGTAAATTTCGATTATGATATCCACATATGATTGACAAGGCTGACATTCTCATCACCTAATAAAagagggaaaaagaagaagaagaagaaatgaagaTATATAGTATAGCAGCTATAGGTAAAGAACATACAAAAATGTACATTTGGCTTCAGGTCAGCACTATGCAGCCATGGTAATTCAAAGGCGCATGTATATTATCATGTCCTCAAATCTTGCTTTTTCCAAAAAGTTCTAGAATTATGCCAGATGCTACCAAGGCTTCAGGTCACCCGGTGGTCCAGCGGTCCAGTTCAGGACCCTCTGCCCGGGCTTGAGGAAGACGTTGTCACCGTGCGGGAGCTTGCGCGCGAGCCCGTTCAGGATCTGGTGGAATGCATCTCCCGCCTGAGCAGGCTGGGGGAACAGCATGGCCTGCTTCATCGACGGGTTGGCGAGAAGTCTTTGCTTCCTCAGTATAACATCTGTGGGAATGGACGTTAGGATGCTGTCCAGCTTCGGAACATCCTCCTCGGCAACAAACACACCGATCTCCTCCCAAGGGATGGCGTCCGCGAAGGGCAGAACAATGTCATCAGCAATGATCACCGGGATGCAGCCGAAGACCACGGCTTCCACCAGCCTCGGACTCCATGGTGCCCAGCCCAATGGGCATAAGCAGAACACGGAACGCTGCATATCTTCATAGTAGGTCGGCGGGTGATCCGTCGAGATGTCAAAGAGCGGGTTGTTCTTGAAGTTCTCCCAGACAGACGCACGAGCACCTCTGTAAAGAAAATGCATATCATCAGAGGTCAAATCCAGGATGCAATGGGATGGAAGAAGAACAAGAGGCAGATATAGAGGTGTTGACTCTATCACTTGTAGACATAGAGATGATTTACCTTGCATAGTAACCACCCTCCGGATCGTTGCTGGTGTCGTAGAACAGACCACGGAAGTACACAAAGATGGATCGAGGCGTGTCTGGGGGGATAAGGTGAGCCTGCATTTTCTGGGGAGGCGCAAATGGTGGGATTGTGATGGATCCGTCCTTCAGGCAGACATGGTTCTTCTGTCCAAACGTCTGAACCAGTGTCGCACGCTGAAGCAAGGGAAGGATCCCCCGTCCAATTGCTTTCTCTTCCTGAAACAATGGAGGTATGCTCGTTACAGAAAGATCAAGACAATGAAACAGCCAGTAACAGAAGGCATCAATCAGAAGTATGGCAAGTGGTTACTATTAGGTGGTTAGTTTACCATGAATCTGAATATAAACATGACATCTTACAGTAAATCACAATATGGGACATGTTTCGTTCACAAGGGACGAAGAACATGTGGAGCCTGAATTAATTTATTCGAGAGTAGTTTATCAACTAGAATGAATACTGGAACAAGCATCTAGATATCCCATTGCCCCCATGTTCTGTGCCGCAATTAGATATGTCCCAGTTGTTCCCAACGCTGGAATTTTGTACTAAACTATTATAGCTTTACATCTAATCTTCATTAGTACAAGGATAAATTAATGCATGCGACAGCTACTTAATGTACTAGTGATTGTACCTGATAGTGGAAGCAAGCACCAAAGTCATGTGGTGTGACAAAGAAATGGTCTGCGCCCTCTGATCTATTCCAGTAAGGCCAGTTCGTGGCAATCAGCTCAATTGCGCTGCGCATCATTCGAGGAGACTTGAAGGGCAAAGGAAGACCCGAAGGAGTCAGATCACATGTTGTGTATACAGGCGTGTAGAACCAATC encodes the following:
- the LOC117858352 gene encoding probable glucuronosyltransferase Os01g0926700 encodes the protein MRRRALAIAILVAALFLGAEAQAVQQGHQTERISGSAGDVLEDNPVGRLKVYVYDLPSKYNKKLLKKDPRCLNHMFAAEIFMHRFLLSSAVRTFNPEEADWFYTPVYTTCDLTPSGLPLPFKSPRMMRSAIELIATNWPYWNRSEGADHFFVTPHDFGACFHYQEEKAIGRGILPLLQRATLVQTFGQKNHVCLKDGSITIPPFAPPQKMQAHLIPPDTPRSIFVYFRGLFYDTSNDPEGGYYARGARASVWENFKNNPLFDISTDHPPTYYEDMQRSVFCLCPLGWAPWSPRLVEAVVFGCIPVIIADDIVLPFADAIPWEEIGVFVAEEDVPKLDSILTSIPTDVILRKQRLLANPSMKQAMLFPQPAQAGDAFHQILNGLARKLPHGDNVFLKPGQRVLNWTAGPPGDLKPW